A portion of the Trichoplusia ni isolate ovarian cell line Hi5 chromosome 12, tn1, whole genome shotgun sequence genome contains these proteins:
- the LOC113499626 gene encoding regucalcin-like, whose amino-acid sequence MDWNKTGDSALKFVATFDQGLPENILNEGHIDALGRFWGGTKGRQLGDRVAADEGALYSLEAPHFIPRIQLKPVSISNGLVWSLNNSVLFYIDSLTRTIDAFNFNLKKGQISHRRPILEIGDYWEEKVIADGMTIDKDGFLWIAMMFHGCIVRIDPDRREIVERYKLPVTLVTSMTWAGRHLDDLIVTTSRRNMDPEQLAKEPLAGSIFVLHKMGTAGAQSHKFNFPDADDY is encoded by the exons ATGGATTGGAACAAGACAGGAGACTCGGCTCTGAAGTTCGTCGCTACCTTCGATCAAGGATTACCTGAAAACATACTGAACGAAGGGCACATAGACGCACTCGGGAGATTTTGGGGAG GCACAAAAGGCCGCCAGTTGGGCGACCGCGTAGCAGCTGATGAAGGCGCCCTATACAGCCTGGAAGCTCCTCACTTCATACCACGAATCCAACTCAAACCAGTGTCCATCTCCAACGGACTCGTCTGGTCTCTCAACAACTCCGTCCTTTTCTACATAGACTCACTTACGAGGACGATTGATGCCttcaattttaacttaaagAAAGGGCAAATAA GTCATCGACGTCCAATACTCGAAATAGGGGATTACTGGGAGGAGAAAGTGATTGCGGATGGAATGACAATAGACAAAGATGGCTTCTTGTGGATAGCGATGATGTTTCATGGATGT ATAGTTCGTATAGACCCCGACCGTCGTGAGATTGTGGAGAGGTACAAGCTACCAGTCACCCTGGTAACCTCCATGACCTGGGCAGGCAGACACCTGGACGACCTCATAGTGACGACGTCGCGACGCAACATGGACCCAGAGCAACTCGCTAAGGAACCACTCGCTGGATCTATTTTCGTTCTACATAAAATGGGCACAGCTGGTGCTCAGtcacataaatttaattttcctgACGCTGATgattattag
- the LOC113499625 gene encoding regucalcin-like, with amino-acid sequence MVLIICFVSLIYYSFAAETQETQETGQQYYRISMVSSHENPGSPALFVHGESPVWDAEMQSLYFVDVRENKVHRLDYVSGKIYTKHINYGEVTVVSLVTGSHRLLVAVRSSLYLLDWAIAGDAALRLLTTVDQGQPDNVINEGKPDAEGRFWAGTKGPQTGDDVLPDKATLYSIEQESFTKPRILVRPVSVSNGITWSLNNTVMYYIDSPTQKIEAFDFDLQRGDLTGRRTILDITGYGYDDAVPDGMTIDSQGNLWVALMFGGTVLHVDPDTRSIVFGYKLPVSRVTSVCWGGPSLDELFVTTARDNLDATLEPLGGAIFTIRGTGSRGVQPHMFRFDNADFY; translated from the exons GTATCATCGCATGAGAATCCAGGTAGCCCAGCGTTGTTTGTCCACGGTGAGAGCCCAGTGTGGGACGCCGAAATGCAGAGCCTATACTTTGTGGATGTTCGTGAGAATAAAGTGCATCGCCTCGACTACGTGTCCGGCAAGATTTATACGAAACACATCA ACTACGGTGAAGTGACAGTAGTGTCCTTGGTAACGGGATCCCACCGGCTGCTGGTCGCCGTGCGGTCCAGCCTGTATCTGTTGGATTGGGCCATCGCCGGCGACGCGGCACTGCGCCTGCTCACCACAGTAGACCAGGGACAACCGGATAACGTCATCAATGAGGGGAAACCTGATGCGGAAGGACGGTTTTGGGCag GAACAAAAGGTCCTCAGACCGGCGACGACGTGTTACCAGACAAGGCGACCCTTTACAGCATCGAACAGGAGAGCTTCACGAAGCCTCGCATCCTAGTGCGGCCGGTGTCTGTCTCGAACGGCATCACGTGGTCGCTCAACAACACCGTCATGTACTACATAGACTCGCCGACACAGAAAATTGAAGCTTTCGACTTTGACTTGCAAAGAGGAGACCTGA CTGGTCGACGAACAATATTAGACATCACTGGTTATGGATACGACGACGCCGTACCTGATGGCATGACCATCGACAGTCAAGGGAATCTTTGGGTCGCGCTCATGTTTGGAGGAACT GTACTACACGTAGATCCCGACACTAGATCAATAGTGTTCGGGTACAAACTGCCCGTGTCGCGCGTGACGTCAGTCTGCTGGGGCGGGCCAAGTCTCGACGAGTTGTTCGTGACTACTGCGCGGGACAACTTAGACGCCACGCTTGAACCGCTCGGCGGCGCCATCTTTACTATACGCGGCACAGGCAGTAGAGGCGTTCAGCCGCACATGTTCCGATTCGATAACGCCGACTTTTATTGA